The sequence AGGTGTTTCCCAAGGGCTCCGGCCCCAGCAGCGCCAGGAGCTTGTGGCGTTCCGCCTCGGCGGTCCGCATCAGGTCCATCGCGCCGAACCGACGCGGATCGTTGAACGTGATCCGGGCGCCATTCGCCATGTGCAGAACCACGTGATCATGCTTTTCCGGCGCGGGATGTTCGTGGACGAACCGCCCCAGCGGATCGCCGGACACCAGCATCCGGCCAGACATGCCAAGGTGAATCAGCAGCGATTCTCCCGACTGCAGGTCTGCCAGTAAGTATTTCGAGCGGCGGCGCAGGCGGTCAACCCGCTGGCCTGTCAGCCGTTCGGCCATTCCCGCGGGAAAGGGCCAGCGCAGATCGGGCCGGTTCACGTCGGCCCTTTCGATCACGGCGCCCTCCATTGCCGGGGCAAGACCGCGGCGCACGGTTTCGACTTCGGGCAGTTCTGGCATATCGCGTCCTTTCGCCGGCACCGGGGAGCCTGCGGCAAATGGCGGTTTGTATCCGCCGTGTCTAAGCTATATCTCCGCTTTGACAATATCGGGACGCATGACATGACAGACAAGACCACCCATTTCGGTGCGCGAACGGTGCGCGAGGACGAAAAGGCCGGGATGGTCCGAACGCTGTTCTCCGATGTGGCGAACAAGTACGACATCATGAACGACGTCATGAGCGGGGGGATCCATCGCGTCTGGAAGGAGGCGATGATGGACTGGCTCGCCCCGCGCGCAGGGCAGCGTCTTCTGGATGTGGCGGGCGGCACCGGCGACGTTTCGTTCAAGTTCCTCAAGCGGGCGGGCAGGGCCCACGCCACCGTCTGCGACCTGACCGAAGGCATGCTGGTCGAGGGACGCAAGCGTGCCGAAGCGGCGCAGATGGCTGACAGCCTTGACTGGGTGGTCGGCGATGCGATGAGCCTGCCTTTCGAGGACAACAGCTTTGACGTCTACACGATCAGCTTCGGCATCCGGAACGTGACCCGCCCGCAGGAAGCGCTGAACGAAGCGTACCGTGTCCTGCGCCCCGGCGGACGGCTTATGGTTCTCGAGTTCAGCCAGTTGCCCAATCCGATGCTGCAGAAGGCCTATGACCTCTACAGCTTCAACGTGATCCCGCGCATGGGCCAGGTCATCGCGAATGATCGAGACAGCTATCAGTACCTCGTCGAGTCCATCCGGAACTTTCCCGATCAGGAAACCTTCCTCGACATGGTGCGCGCCGCCGGATTCGAGCAGGCGAAATACCGCAACCTGACGATGGGGATCGCGGCGTTGCACTCGGGATGGAAGCTGTAGGTGCGGGGGCCCCACAACATATGGCGGCTGGTCCGCACCGGTGCGACGCTGGAAAGAACGGGCGCGATGAATCTCGTGCTCGACGCTTTCGAGGCGACGCCGACACTGCGCTTCGTCGCCCGCGCGCTGGGCCTGCCCTTCAAATGGCTGGGCTACCGGGGCGACCCGTCGATGCCGCCCGCGACCCGTGCGCTGACCGCGCTCGGACCTGCCTACATCAAGTTCGGTCAGGTTCTGTCGACCCGGCCCGACGTGGTCGGCAACGACCTTGCGGTGCAGCTGCGGGTCCTTCAGGACAAGCTGCCGCCATTCTCCATCGGTGAGGCAAAGGCCGAGGTCGAGCGTGAACTGGGGCAACCGGTGGACG is a genomic window of Sulfitobacter alexandrii containing:
- the mutM gene encoding bifunctional DNA-formamidopyrimidine glycosylase/DNA-(apurinic or apyrimidinic site) lyase; this encodes MPELPEVETVRRGLAPAMEGAVIERADVNRPDLRWPFPAGMAERLTGQRVDRLRRRSKYLLADLQSGESLLIHLGMSGRMLVSGDPLGRFVHEHPAPEKHDHVVLHMANGARITFNDPRRFGAMDLMRTAEAERHKLLALLGPEPLGNTFNEAHLAAALKGRNTPIKAALLDQRIIAGLGNIYVCEALYRGRIHPARKAGRISARRVAALVPIIREVLSEAIDAGGSSLRDFRQADGELGYFQHNFDVYGRENAPCRTPGCTDVIRRIVQSGRSSFYCPTCQR
- the ubiE gene encoding bifunctional demethylmenaquinone methyltransferase/2-methoxy-6-polyprenyl-1,4-benzoquinol methylase UbiE, which translates into the protein MTDKTTHFGARTVREDEKAGMVRTLFSDVANKYDIMNDVMSGGIHRVWKEAMMDWLAPRAGQRLLDVAGGTGDVSFKFLKRAGRAHATVCDLTEGMLVEGRKRAEAAQMADSLDWVVGDAMSLPFEDNSFDVYTISFGIRNVTRPQEALNEAYRVLRPGGRLMVLEFSQLPNPMLQKAYDLYSFNVIPRMGQVIANDRDSYQYLVESIRNFPDQETFLDMVRAAGFEQAKYRNLTMGIAALHSGWKL